One window of Fusarium keratoplasticum isolate Fu6.1 chromosome 2, whole genome shotgun sequence genomic DNA carries:
- a CDS encoding CN hydrolase domain-containing protein, which yields MSTISSPVLKQPVKLACVQLMQPVEGSDKTAILQNAATHVAKAASSGSKIIVLPEYFDSPFGSQYLSEYAETLLPSPPNREKAPTFYALSAMAAEHKVYLIGGSIPEFNPQTKKHYNTSLIFDPEGNLLATYRKAHLFDVDIPGRVTYYESEYLDSGNKLGLIDLPDYGKIAVAICYDIRFPELATIATRKGAFALIYPSAFPIATGSIHWRLLAQARALDNQLYVVLCGPARDTRGTLVAWGHSLVVDPMAQVVVEAEEKETIVEWELDPDEITNTRKSIPVSAQRRFDIYPNVSAGAIQFEDPKLEEP from the coding sequence ATGTCCACTATCAGTAGCCCGGTTCTCAAACAGCCTGTAAAGCTGGCATGCGTTCAACTCATGCAGCCCGTCGAGGGCTCAGACAAGACCGCGATACTCCAGAATGCAGCCACTCACGTTGCTAAAGCCGCCTCGTCTGGCTCCAAGATCATCGTTCTCCCCGAGTACTTCGACTCTCCCTTTGGCAGCCAATATCTCTCCGAGTACGCGGAGACACTGCTACCGTCGCCGCCCAACCGAGAGAAGGCTCCAACATTCTACGCCCTTTCAGCTATGGCCGCAGAACACAAGGTGTATTTGATCGGTGGCTCGATTCCAGAATTCAACCCTCAAACAAAGAAGCACTACAACACAAGCTTGATCTTCGATCCTGAGGGTAACCTGCTGGCAACATACCGCAAGGCCCACCTCTTCGATGTGGACATTCCAGGAAGGGTGACCTACTATGAATCCGAGTACCTGGACTCTGGCAATAAGCTAGGCTTGATCGATCTGCCCGACTATGGCAAAATCGCCGTTGCCATTTGCTACGATATTCGGTTCCCGGAACTCGCAACCATCGCTACTCGAAAGGGTGCCTTTGCTCTCATCTACCCCAGTGCATTCCCCATTGCCACTGGGTCCATACATTGGCGTCTACTAGCCCAGGCTCGAGCTCTGGATAACCAACTTTATGTTGTCCTCTGTGGCCCTGCCCGAGACACGAGGGGCACTCTTGTTGCTTGGGGCCACAGCTTAGTGGTGGACCCTATGGCGCAGGTTGTGGTggaagccgaggagaaggagacgatTGTCGAGTGGGAACTGGATCCAGATGAGATCACTAACACAAGGAAGAGCATTCCGGTGAGTGCACAGAGACGGTTTGACATATATCCGAACGTCAGCGCAGGGGCAATACAGTTTGAGGATCCAAAACTTGAGGAGCCTTGA
- a CDS encoding Ricin B-type lectin domain-containing protein, with the protein MPSNDPVYRFKATLQVQGAGSFVDQNAGGGQDPPVIGFSQQGNTNQIWEFYSVPGFETRVVIKNTATKYVLYTNALQNKVQLGKNDVWDAASQWYLEGGPVDGIDSGSIVRIRNVKYPNGYLDLAGGDKADRTAILVWPGHGGNNQAFKLTKV; encoded by the exons ATGCCTTCCAACGACCCCGTCTACCGCTTCAAGGCCACCCTCCAGGTCCAGGGCGCCGGCAGCTTCGTTGACCAGAACGCCGGCGGTGGCCAGGACCCCCCCGTCATCGGCTT CTCCCAACAAGGCAACACCAACCAGATCTGGGAGTTCTACTCCGTCCCAGGCTTCGAGACTCGTGTGGTGATCAAGAACACTGCCACCAAGTACGTTCTTTACACCAACG CTCTCCAGAACAAGGTCCAGCTTGGCAAGAATGACGTGTGGGATGCTGCTTCCCAGTGGTACCTCGAGGGAGGACCcgtcgatggcatcgacagTGGCAGCATCGTCAG AATCCGCAACGTCAAGTACCCTAACGGCTACCTGGATCTTGCGGGCGGTGACAAGGCCGACCGCACTGCCATCCTTGTCTGGCCCGGTCATGGCGGCAACAACCAGGCATTCAAGCTCACTAAGGTTTGA